In Streptomyces sp. SLBN-118, the following are encoded in one genomic region:
- a CDS encoding DUF3152 domain-containing protein, translated as MGRHSRKGPAPKGSDSGSTSGIESYPAGGRRRRPASPGAEQHTPSGYGMPPARGGHPEQHEPGGGWGVPQQYRGGPGGQRVQAPAAPPRTVAGGARIPGPRREFVEAFDQPQPGRQQGRGPQDDPYASTTSWADEPDAALGSDEDGAPGKRDAKGGKGRTFTGIAAAAVTTVLAVVVAGQVAADNHSHSSAQSADEERSGAESPASRSDSRKVPPQKAKPAAPASYQQLMATQFPLAAKLKGSGKFEAVPGFDKAPGKGRKIRYRVDVEQGLGLDGALFAKAVQATLNDDRSWAHDGAMTFERISSGDPEFIITLASPGTTADWCAKSDLDTAEGNVSCDSAKTDRVMINAYRWAQGSETYGAQAMLTYRQMLINHEVGHRLGHGHENCSAPGALAPVMQQQTKSLNIDGIKCKPNPWVYPGS; from the coding sequence GTGGGACGACATAGCCGCAAGGGCCCCGCACCCAAGGGCTCCGATTCGGGCAGTACATCCGGTATAGAGAGCTATCCGGCCGGTGGGCGGCGCAGACGCCCCGCCTCGCCGGGTGCCGAGCAGCACACCCCTTCCGGCTACGGCATGCCCCCGGCCAGGGGCGGACACCCCGAGCAGCATGAGCCGGGTGGTGGCTGGGGCGTACCGCAGCAGTACCGGGGCGGCCCGGGCGGGCAGCGGGTTCAGGCGCCGGCCGCGCCGCCTCGGACGGTGGCGGGCGGGGCACGTATACCGGGCCCGCGGCGGGAGTTCGTCGAGGCCTTCGACCAGCCGCAGCCCGGGCGGCAGCAGGGCAGAGGGCCGCAGGACGATCCGTACGCCTCCACCACATCCTGGGCCGACGAGCCCGACGCAGCCCTCGGCTCGGACGAGGACGGCGCGCCCGGGAAGCGGGATGCCAAGGGCGGCAAGGGGCGCACCTTCACCGGGATCGCCGCCGCCGCGGTGACCACCGTGCTCGCGGTCGTGGTCGCCGGCCAGGTGGCCGCCGACAATCACAGCCACTCAAGCGCCCAGTCCGCAGACGAGGAACGCAGCGGCGCCGAGAGTCCGGCCTCCCGTTCGGACAGCCGGAAGGTCCCGCCGCAGAAGGCCAAGCCCGCGGCCCCCGCCTCGTACCAGCAACTGATGGCCACACAGTTCCCGCTCGCCGCCAAGCTGAAGGGGAGCGGAAAGTTCGAGGCCGTCCCCGGCTTCGACAAGGCGCCGGGCAAGGGCCGCAAGATCCGCTACCGGGTGGATGTCGAACAGGGTCTCGGACTCGACGGCGCGCTCTTTGCCAAAGCGGTCCAGGCAACACTGAACGACGACCGCAGCTGGGCGCACGACGGGGCGATGACCTTCGAGCGGATTTCCTCCGGCGATCCTGAATTCATCATTACGCTCGCCAGCCCCGGCACCACGGCCGACTGGTGCGCCAAATCCGATCTGGATACGGCCGAAGGCAATGTCAGCTGCGATTCCGCGAAGACCGACCGGGTGATGATCAACGCGTACCGCTGGGCCCAGGGCTCCGAGACATACGGCGCCCAGGCGATGCTCACGTACCGTCAGATGCTCATCAACCACGAGGTCGGGCACCGGCTCGGACACGGGCATGAGAACTGCAGTGCGCCGGGAGCGCTCGCGCCGGTGATGCAGCAGCAGACCAAGTCCCTCAACATCGACGGCATCAAGTGCAAGCCCAACCCCTGGGTGTACCCCGGCAGTTGA
- a CDS encoding alpha/beta fold hydrolase yields MSSTELPGVRAVTAAAAPKVAAVRVAEGEELRSVTLPGLTLNVRSRPPARSGLPHALYVHGLGGSSLNWSALMPLLADVVGGEALDLPGFGDSPPPDDGNYSLTGHARAVIRFLDAAGHGPVHLIGNSLGGAVSTRVAAVRPDLVRTLTLISPALPELRVQRSAVPTALLALPGVASLFTRLTKDWSAEQRTKGVLELCYGDPTRVTDEALRNAVEEMERRIQLPYFWDAMARSARGIVDAYTLGGQHGLWRQAERVLAPTLLVYGGRDQLVAYRMARKAAAAFRDSRLLTLPDAGHVAMMEYPDTVALAIRELLDNCGGS; encoded by the coding sequence ATGTCTTCGACCGAGCTGCCGGGAGTACGCGCCGTAACCGCCGCCGCGGCCCCCAAGGTGGCGGCCGTACGGGTCGCCGAGGGGGAGGAGCTTCGCTCCGTCACGCTGCCCGGCCTGACGCTCAACGTCAGATCGCGTCCCCCGGCGCGCTCCGGGCTGCCACACGCGCTGTACGTGCACGGCCTCGGCGGTTCCTCGCTCAACTGGTCGGCGCTGATGCCACTGCTCGCGGACGTCGTGGGCGGAGAGGCGCTGGATCTGCCCGGCTTCGGGGACTCCCCGCCGCCCGACGACGGCAACTACTCGCTCACGGGACACGCCCGGGCCGTGATCCGGTTTCTGGACGCGGCAGGGCACGGACCGGTGCACCTGATCGGCAACTCGCTGGGCGGCGCGGTCTCGACCAGGGTCGCTGCCGTCAGGCCCGATCTGGTGCGCACACTCACCCTGATCTCGCCTGCCCTGCCCGAGTTGCGCGTCCAGCGCTCGGCCGTGCCCACGGCGCTGCTGGCGCTGCCCGGTGTGGCCTCGCTCTTCACCAGACTCACCAAGGACTGGTCGGCCGAGCAGCGCACCAAGGGTGTGCTGGAACTCTGTTACGGGGACCCCACGCGGGTCACCGACGAGGCGCTGCGCAATGCTGTGGAGGAGATGGAGCGGCGCATACAGCTCCCGTACTTCTGGGACGCCATGGCCCGCTCGGCACGCGGAATCGTCGACGCGTACACCCTGGGCGGTCAGCACGGACTGTGGCGGCAGGCGGAGCGGGTGCTTGCGCCGACGCTCCTGGTGTACGGAGGACGCGACCAGCTCGTCGCGTACCGTATGGCGCGCAAAGCGGCGGCGGCCTTCCGGGATTCCCGGCTGCTGACACTCCCGGACGCGGGACACGTCGCCATGATGGAGTACCCGGATACGGTCGCCCTGGCCATCCGGGAGCTGCTCGACAACTGCGGTGGGAGCTGA